One genomic window of Candidatus Eisenbacteria bacterium includes the following:
- a CDS encoding efflux RND transporter permease subunit — protein sequence MNLSGMFIQRPVMTTLVMAGVLIFGIVGYRLLPVSDLPNVDYPTISVNASLPGASPETMASAVATPLEKQFSTIAGIDAMTSSSAQGSTSITLQFALERNIDAAAQDVQAAIAKTLRALPTGITPPSYQKVNPADQPILFLVVTSKLLSLSQLDEYAENVLAQHISMVQGVAQVSVFGSQKYAVRIRLDPRALASRGIPIGAVSDAVQSANVNLPTGILYGPTRTATVMASGQLRNAREFGSLVVATKDGAPVRLRDLGDVLDDVQNNRVASWYQDQRSITLAVQRQPGVNTVEVAGAVQRLVERERAQLPASVEVHTLYDRSVSIRRSVLDVQFTLLLTLALVVMVIFLFLRNVPATIIPSLSLPLSVVGTFAVMHQVGYSLDNLSLMALTLSVGFVVDDAIVMLENIHRHMEQGKGALRAALDGSREIGFTIVSMTLSLVAVFIPVLLMGGLLGRLFHEFAVTISAAILVSGLVSLTLTPMLCSRFLKLDPVREHGRAYRAVEHLYERALAFYARTLAWVMRHRRATMVFSLGILIGTFVLFRLVPKGFIPSEDTGRLIASTETAEGTSFESMVQHQRAVAAIIGRDPNAESFTSSVGSGGGVSSSNQGRIIIRLKPRAERDRSADEIIRELQPQLARVPGIRVFLQNPPVINVGGRLAKSQYQFTLQSTDLATLYSGVNDLVDRLKDLPSLQDVTSDLQIANPQVSVEIDRDRAAALGVSAQQIEETLYDAFGSRQVSTIFTSTDQYWVIMELRPEFQRDISALQNLYIGTSNGSLVPLGAVARLSPGVGPLSVAHMGQIPAVTISFNLRPGTSLGDAVDEVQRVARATLPSSITTSFFGTAQVFQSSQKGLLVLLAVAVLVIYLVLGILYESFIHPLTILSGLPFAGFGALLTLLLFRTELSIYAFVGIIMLVGLVKKNAIMMIDFALDAERREGKPAREAIVEACLIRFRPIMMTTMAALMGTLPIAIGFGSGSEARRPLGIAVVGGLAFSQLVTLYVTPVIYTYLDAFQRRWGGRKAAEGDRPEQTGAREHAAAAS from the coding sequence ATGAACCTCTCCGGAATGTTCATCCAGCGCCCCGTGATGACGACGCTGGTCATGGCCGGCGTGCTCATCTTCGGAATCGTGGGATACAGGCTGCTGCCGGTGAGCGATCTGCCGAACGTGGACTATCCGACGATCTCCGTGAACGCGAGCCTGCCGGGCGCAAGCCCCGAGACCATGGCATCGGCGGTCGCGACCCCGCTCGAGAAGCAGTTCTCGACGATCGCGGGCATCGACGCCATGACCTCGTCGAGCGCGCAGGGGAGCACATCGATCACCCTCCAGTTCGCGCTCGAGCGGAATATCGACGCGGCCGCCCAGGACGTCCAGGCCGCGATCGCAAAAACCCTCCGCGCGCTCCCCACGGGGATCACGCCGCCCTCGTATCAAAAGGTCAATCCCGCCGACCAGCCGATCCTCTTTCTCGTGGTGACCTCGAAGCTGCTCTCGCTGTCCCAGCTGGATGAATACGCGGAGAACGTGCTCGCGCAGCATATCTCGATGGTCCAGGGGGTGGCGCAGGTGTCCGTGTTCGGCTCGCAGAAGTACGCGGTCCGGATCCGCCTGGACCCGCGGGCACTTGCTTCGAGAGGGATCCCGATCGGCGCCGTGAGCGACGCGGTCCAGTCGGCGAATGTGAACCTTCCGACGGGTATCTTGTACGGCCCCACCCGGACCGCCACGGTGATGGCGAGCGGCCAGCTGAGGAACGCCCGGGAGTTCGGGAGCCTGGTCGTGGCGACCAAGGACGGCGCGCCGGTCCGGCTGCGCGATCTCGGAGACGTGCTCGACGACGTGCAGAACAACAGGGTCGCGAGCTGGTATCAGGACCAGCGGAGCATCACCCTCGCCGTGCAACGCCAGCCCGGAGTCAACACGGTGGAGGTGGCGGGCGCGGTGCAAAGGCTGGTCGAGCGGGAGCGGGCCCAGCTTCCCGCCTCCGTCGAGGTCCATACCCTCTACGACAGATCGGTTTCGATCCGCCGATCGGTGCTGGACGTTCAGTTCACGTTGCTTCTCACGCTGGCGCTGGTCGTGATGGTGATCTTCCTGTTCCTGCGCAATGTTCCGGCGACGATCATCCCGAGCCTCTCCCTGCCGCTCTCGGTTGTCGGCACGTTCGCCGTGATGCATCAGGTGGGCTACAGCCTCGACAATCTGTCCCTGATGGCGCTCACGCTCTCGGTCGGATTCGTCGTGGACGATGCCATCGTCATGCTCGAGAACATCCATCGCCACATGGAGCAGGGCAAGGGCGCCCTCCGCGCGGCTCTCGACGGCTCCAGGGAGATCGGCTTCACCATCGTGTCGATGACGCTTTCCCTGGTGGCGGTGTTCATCCCCGTGCTCCTGATGGGGGGCCTCCTGGGAAGGCTCTTCCACGAGTTCGCGGTGACCATCAGCGCGGCCATCCTGGTCTCGGGACTCGTCTCGCTGACCCTCACGCCGATGCTTTGCAGCCGCTTCCTCAAGCTCGACCCTGTCCGCGAGCACGGCCGCGCGTATCGGGCCGTGGAGCATCTCTACGAGCGCGCGCTCGCCTTCTACGCCCGGACCCTGGCCTGGGTCATGCGCCACCGCCGCGCCACGATGGTTTTTTCGCTCGGCATTCTCATCGGCACCTTCGTGCTCTTCCGGCTCGTGCCGAAAGGATTCATTCCGAGCGAGGACACGGGGCGTTTGATCGCGAGCACGGAGACGGCGGAGGGCACGTCGTTCGAGTCGATGGTGCAACATCAGCGAGCGGTCGCGGCGATCATCGGGCGGGATCCGAATGCGGAGTCATTCACCTCCTCGGTGGGCTCGGGGGGAGGGGTTTCTTCCTCGAACCAGGGGCGCATCATCATCCGGCTGAAGCCGCGCGCCGAGCGGGACCGCTCGGCGGACGAAATCATCCGGGAGCTTCAGCCCCAGCTCGCCCGCGTTCCGGGAATCCGGGTCTTCCTTCAGAACCCTCCGGTGATCAACGTCGGCGGTCGGCTGGCGAAGAGCCAGTACCAGTTCACGCTCCAGAGCACGGACCTGGCGACGCTCTACAGCGGCGTCAACGATCTCGTCGATCGACTTAAAGATTTACCCAGCCTGCAGGATGTGACCAGCGATCTGCAGATCGCGAACCCTCAGGTGAGCGTGGAGATCGACCGCGACCGCGCCGCGGCGCTGGGCGTGAGCGCGCAGCAGATCGAAGAGACGCTGTACGATGCATTCGGATCGCGGCAGGTCTCGACCATCTTCACTTCGACCGACCAGTACTGGGTGATCATGGAGCTTCGTCCGGAGTTCCAGCGCGACATCTCGGCCTTGCAGAACCTCTACATTGGCACAAGCAACGGCTCCCTGGTGCCGCTTGGCGCCGTCGCCCGGCTTTCCCCGGGGGTGGGTCCGCTCAGCGTGGCGCACATGGGTCAGATTCCGGCCGTCACGATTTCCTTCAATCTCCGGCCCGGCACTTCGCTCGGTGACGCGGTGGACGAAGTGCAACGCGTCGCGCGCGCGACGCTGCCTTCGAGCATCACGACGAGCTTCTTCGGGACCGCCCAGGTGTTCCAGTCGAGCCAGAAGGGGCTTCTCGTGCTGCTGGCCGTGGCCGTGCTCGTCATCTACCTCGTGCTGGGCATTCTCTACGAAAGCTTCATCCACCCCCTCACGATTCTCTCGGGGCTCCCGTTTGCGGGCTTCGGCGCCCTGCTCACCTTGCTGCTGTTCCGCACGGAGCTGAGCATCTACGCGTTCGTCGGGATCATCATGCTCGTGGGGCTCGTGAAGAAGAACGCGATCATGATGATCGACTTCGCGCTCGACGCCGAGCGAAGGGAGGGCAAGCCGGCGCGCGAGGCGATCGTCGAGGCGTGCCTGATCCGCTTCCGTCCCATCATGATGACCACGATGGCGGCGCTGATGGGGACGCTTCCGATCGCGA
- a CDS encoding efflux RND transporter periplasmic adaptor subunit encodes MRDPARPPSWRSFACLVLVLVSAGCGEKDAQRNPRIAVSLASAVERDMPFALEATGTVEALQTAAIGSQVGGVVTRVAFREGDNVREGQVLFQLDPRPFQEAWDQALAALARDRAQAETARSEAGRSQTLFEQNILSQSEWDQTRGNAEALAATVRADSAAANTARLNLEYAAIRAPISGRTGRLLVHVGDYVRASTSDPLVTIIQPYPVRVAFKVAERDVPLLQRYRRSNPRVLVQPDSGGTTLQGKLVFVDNTVDPASGTLLLKGEFPNRDGRLVPGQFVDVRLVLYVAPRAVVVPALAVSSGQQGSYVYVVNADSTVSPRPVEVERTVDELAIVARGLRAGEPVVTEGQMRLSPGAKVLVRKSVGSPG; translated from the coding sequence ATGCGGGATCCCGCGCGGCCTCCTTCCTGGCGGTCCTTCGCGTGCCTCGTTCTCGTGCTGGTTTCGGCCGGCTGTGGCGAGAAGGACGCCCAACGGAATCCGCGGATCGCGGTCAGCCTGGCAAGCGCCGTCGAGCGCGATATGCCGTTCGCCCTCGAGGCGACCGGAACCGTCGAGGCCCTTCAGACGGCGGCGATCGGCTCCCAGGTGGGCGGGGTCGTGACCCGTGTCGCGTTCCGCGAGGGAGACAACGTCCGAGAGGGGCAGGTGCTGTTTCAGCTCGACCCACGCCCTTTCCAGGAAGCCTGGGATCAGGCGCTGGCCGCGCTCGCGCGCGATCGCGCCCAGGCGGAGACCGCGCGCAGCGAAGCCGGGCGGTCGCAGACGCTTTTCGAGCAGAACATCCTCTCGCAGTCGGAGTGGGACCAGACGCGGGGGAACGCCGAGGCCCTTGCCGCGACCGTGCGCGCCGACTCGGCCGCCGCGAACACCGCTCGATTGAATCTCGAGTACGCGGCGATTCGGGCGCCGATCTCCGGGCGGACGGGACGGCTCCTGGTGCACGTCGGAGACTACGTCCGGGCCTCCACGAGCGACCCCCTGGTGACGATCATTCAGCCGTATCCCGTGCGGGTTGCATTCAAGGTGGCCGAGCGGGATGTGCCGCTGCTCCAGCGCTACCGCCGCTCGAATCCTCGAGTCCTGGTCCAGCCCGACAGCGGCGGCACGACGCTCCAAGGGAAGCTGGTCTTCGTGGACAACACGGTCGACCCGGCGAGCGGCACCCTTCTCCTCAAGGGGGAATTCCCGAACCGGGACGGCCGCCTCGTCCCAGGCCAGTTCGTCGACGTCCGGCTCGTTCTCTACGTCGCGCCGCGCGCCGTGGTGGTTCCGGCGCTGGCCGTGTCCTCGGGACAGCAGGGATCCTATGTCTACGTGGTGAACGCCGACTCCACCGTCTCGCCTCGTCCCGTGGAAGTCGAGCGCACCGTCGATGAGCTCGCGATCGTCGCGCGCGGGCTTCGCGCGGGGGAGCCGGTTGTGACCGAGGGGCAAATGAGGCTGTCGCCCGGCGCCAAGGTGCTGGTCCGAAAATCCGTCGGGAGTCCCGGATGA
- a CDS encoding heavy metal translocating P-type ATPase, with translation MRVPPGSPYSTTHGGRTFHFCGAHCLEAFRASPEAYSSTHPAPKLRLTGPSPAPSSRAGGWTCPMHPQIVRDRPGACPICGMALEPMGPDGVEDDSELRDMSRRFWIAVALALPLLLLAMEEMLGEAARGRLMPMRARTLFELVLATPICTWAAWPFYARAIDSIKNKSLNMFTLIGMGVLAAYAYSVVAALVPGMFPSSFRDASGEVGVYFEAAGAIVALVLLGQVLELRARRRTRVAIRKLLDLAPATARRVAEGGIEEDVPLEVVRMGDRLRVRPGEKVPVDGVVLEGASAVDESMVSGEAIPVEKHPGDRVIGATINRTGTFVMRAERVGSETLLARIVAMVAEAQRSRAPIQGLADLVSAYFVPVVIGIAAATFGVWALLGPEPRMTHAIVNAVAVLIIACPCALGLATPMSIMVAAGRGAAMGILFRNAEAIQLMGRVDTLVIDKTGTLTEGKPRLVTVKALPPVDDSELLRLASTLERGSEHPLAAAILLGANERGITPAEASGFEGIPGKGVRGYVGGRKVALGNRALMDETGADVTPWSAAAEALRGEGQTVMFVAVDGALAGLVGIADPIKQGAPEAVRALRKEGIRVIMATGDGRTTAQAVASALGIDEVIAEVLPDRKIEIVRSLQAEGRVVAMAGDGINDAPALAQADVGIAMGTGTDVAMESASVTLIKGDLRGIARARRLSRRTMDNIRQNLFFAFVYNIIGVPIAAGALYPAFGLLLSPVIAAAAMSLSSVSVIGNALRLRKVAI, from the coding sequence ATGCGGGTCCCGCCCGGCTCGCCGTATTCGACGACGCACGGTGGCCGGACGTTTCATTTCTGCGGCGCGCACTGCCTCGAGGCGTTCCGGGCATCTCCGGAAGCCTATTCGTCGACGCATCCCGCCCCCAAACTTCGCCTGACCGGCCCCTCGCCCGCCCCCTCGTCGCGGGCGGGCGGTTGGACCTGCCCCATGCATCCCCAGATCGTCCGCGATCGCCCGGGCGCCTGCCCCATTTGTGGAATGGCGCTCGAGCCGATGGGGCCGGACGGCGTGGAAGACGATTCCGAGCTCCGCGACATGTCGCGCCGGTTCTGGATCGCGGTCGCGCTGGCGCTGCCGCTCCTCCTCCTCGCCATGGAAGAGATGCTCGGGGAGGCGGCGCGCGGTCGCCTGATGCCCATGCGCGCGCGCACGCTGTTCGAGCTCGTGCTGGCGACCCCGATCTGCACGTGGGCCGCGTGGCCCTTCTACGCCCGGGCGATCGACTCGATCAAGAACAAGAGCCTCAACATGTTCACGCTGATCGGAATGGGGGTGCTCGCGGCGTATGCCTACAGCGTCGTGGCCGCGCTGGTTCCGGGGATGTTCCCCTCATCATTCCGTGACGCCTCCGGCGAGGTCGGTGTCTATTTCGAAGCGGCGGGGGCTATCGTCGCCCTCGTTCTGCTCGGCCAGGTGCTGGAGCTTCGCGCGCGGCGGCGGACCCGCGTGGCGATCCGCAAGCTCCTCGACCTCGCCCCGGCAACGGCCCGGCGTGTCGCGGAGGGGGGCATCGAGGAGGACGTGCCCCTCGAAGTCGTGCGCATGGGGGACCGTCTCCGCGTCCGCCCGGGGGAGAAAGTTCCCGTCGACGGTGTCGTGCTCGAAGGCGCGAGCGCCGTGGATGAGTCCATGGTTTCGGGGGAAGCGATCCCGGTGGAGAAGCACCCTGGCGACCGCGTGATCGGCGCCACGATCAACCGGACCGGGACGTTCGTCATGCGCGCGGAAAGAGTCGGCAGCGAGACGCTGCTCGCGCGCATCGTCGCGATGGTGGCGGAGGCCCAGCGTAGCCGGGCGCCCATCCAGGGGCTCGCGGACCTGGTCTCCGCGTACTTCGTGCCGGTCGTGATCGGGATCGCCGCGGCCACGTTCGGGGTCTGGGCCCTGCTCGGTCCCGAGCCACGCATGACGCACGCGATCGTCAACGCAGTCGCCGTGCTCATCATTGCCTGCCCGTGCGCCCTGGGGCTGGCGACGCCGATGTCCATCATGGTGGCGGCCGGGAGGGGGGCCGCGATGGGCATCCTGTTTCGAAACGCCGAGGCCATCCAGCTCATGGGCCGGGTCGATACGCTCGTGATCGACAAGACCGGTACGCTCACCGAGGGCAAGCCACGGCTCGTCACCGTGAAGGCGCTCCCCCCCGTCGACGATTCCGAGCTGCTGCGCCTGGCGTCGACCCTGGAGCGCGGGAGCGAGCATCCCCTGGCGGCCGCAATCCTCCTGGGCGCGAACGAGCGGGGCATCACGCCCGCCGAGGCGAGCGGGTTCGAGGGGATTCCGGGGAAGGGCGTCCGGGGATATGTCGGCGGCCGCAAGGTCGCTCTCGGCAACCGCGCGCTCATGGATGAGACGGGGGCGGACGTCACACCCTGGAGCGCGGCCGCGGAGGCGCTTCGCGGGGAGGGGCAGACGGTGATGTTCGTGGCCGTCGACGGGGCGCTCGCCGGGCTGGTGGGGATCGCGGATCCGATCAAGCAGGGCGCGCCCGAAGCGGTCCGGGCGCTCCGTAAGGAAGGAATCCGCGTGATCATGGCGACGGGAGACGGCCGCACGACCGCACAGGCGGTGGCCAGCGCGCTCGGAATCGATGAGGTCATCGCCGAAGTGCTCCCCGACCGGAAGATCGAGATCGTGAGGAGTCTCCAAGCCGAGGGCCGCGTGGTCGCGATGGCGGGGGACGGAATCAACGACGCGCCGGCTCTGGCGCAGGCGGACGTCGGGATCGCGATGGGCACCGGAACCGACGTGGCGATGGAGAGCGCCTCCGTCACCCTCATCAAGGGAGATCTGCGCGGGATCGCCCGCGCGCGGCGGCTGAGCCGGCGAACGATGGACAACATCCGGCAAAATCTCTTTTTCGCGTTCGTCTACAACATCATCGGCGTTCCCATCGCGGCGGGAGCCCTGTATCCGGCGTTCGGTCTGCTCTTGAGTCCGGTGATTGCCGCCGCCGCGATGAGCCTGAGCTCGGTCTCGGTCATCGGGAATGCCCTGCGCCTGAGAAAGGTCGCGATCTGA
- a CDS encoding HAMP domain-containing histidine kinase, with protein MKGFGRGRSLFWTIAAIFLLTTVVGTLLQALVATAVLQPLEAREARARAELAASAVAGAIATGPNLATGADLDSLLERHREAVRPAWIVFRGSDGSVASAPPWRFIAHALADRSGRDSSSFPPARPDPRGPLEVVARRGVMRGPTVLGEVQVVRRTRPRGAMGIVGSQNSILLFPIAIVVSAFGGLVLVRLLVRRLRAMELLATRVAEGDLTVRLADRSGDEIGRLAQQLNRMTERLAVARAQIEATELERRQLFADITHELATPLTSIRGYAETLLDPRVPVSQEERTQYVRGLLDESRRMDLLIRDLFELARLEAGAAPLSKEPLDWASLCRNTIERFEPRFRRAGLSLSWHQSVDEAWIDADGHRMEQVLENLLVNALRYVPEGGSVQLDLAAGKGERFLLVVGDNGPGIPAAELPLVFKRFYRGAGSGGGPAPDHGGSGLGLAIVREIVERHGGTVRAQGNGPRGLAITVELPRRRAEAGGRVS; from the coding sequence GTGAAGGGATTCGGGCGCGGGAGGAGCCTGTTCTGGACGATCGCGGCGATCTTCCTGCTCACGACGGTTGTGGGAACCCTGCTCCAGGCCCTGGTGGCGACCGCCGTGCTTCAGCCTCTCGAGGCGAGAGAGGCCAGAGCGCGGGCGGAGCTCGCCGCCTCGGCCGTGGCGGGCGCCATCGCGACGGGTCCAAACCTGGCAACGGGGGCGGATCTCGATTCGCTGCTCGAGCGCCACCGCGAAGCCGTGAGGCCGGCGTGGATCGTGTTCCGGGGAAGCGACGGGAGCGTCGCCAGCGCGCCTCCGTGGCGATTCATCGCGCACGCCCTCGCCGATCGCTCGGGTCGCGACTCCTCCTCGTTCCCGCCGGCCCGACCGGACCCGAGGGGTCCCCTCGAGGTCGTCGCGCGCCGGGGGGTGATGCGGGGCCCCACCGTGCTCGGGGAGGTCCAGGTGGTGCGCCGGACCCGGCCGCGCGGGGCGATGGGAATCGTCGGATCGCAAAATTCCATTCTCCTCTTTCCCATCGCGATCGTGGTGTCGGCGTTTGGAGGGCTCGTGCTGGTCCGCCTGCTGGTTCGCCGCCTGCGCGCCATGGAGCTTCTCGCCACGAGGGTCGCCGAAGGGGACCTCACGGTCCGGCTCGCGGACAGGAGCGGCGACGAGATCGGGAGGCTCGCGCAGCAGCTCAACCGCATGACGGAGCGGCTCGCGGTCGCCCGCGCCCAAATCGAAGCGACCGAGCTCGAACGGCGGCAGCTCTTCGCCGATATCACGCACGAGCTGGCCACGCCCCTCACCTCGATCCGGGGGTATGCTGAGACGCTGCTCGACCCGCGGGTGCCGGTCTCGCAGGAAGAGCGCACGCAATACGTGCGCGGTCTCTTGGATGAGTCGCGGCGGATGGATCTCTTGATCCGGGATCTCTTCGAGCTCGCGCGACTCGAGGCCGGGGCGGCTCCGCTTTCCAAAGAGCCGCTCGATTGGGCGTCTCTCTGCCGCAATACGATCGAACGATTCGAGCCACGATTTCGGCGGGCCGGTCTGAGCCTCTCGTGGCATCAGTCCGTGGACGAGGCGTGGATCGACGCCGACGGGCACCGCATGGAACAGGTGCTCGAGAACCTGCTCGTGAACGCGCTCCGCTACGTCCCCGAAGGAGGCTCGGTCCAGCTCGACCTCGCGGCCGGGAAAGGCGAGCGATTCCTTCTCGTGGTGGGGGACAATGGACCCGGGATTCCGGCCGCGGAGCTTCCGCTCGTCTTCAAGCGGTTCTATCGAGGTGCGGGGTCGGGCGGCGGACCGGCGCCCGATCACGGGGGCTCCGGTCTGGGACTCGCGATCGTCAGGGAGATCGTCGAGCGGCACGGAGGAACCGTGCGCGCCCAAGGAAATGGGCCCCGTGGCCTCGCGATCACGGTCGAGCTGCCGCGACGGCGGGCCGAAGCGGGAGGGAGGGTTTCGTGA
- a CDS encoding response regulator transcription factor, with translation MPTASGPEAPGAKTVANPRILVVEDDARIADLIAKNLEAAGYECHQAADGGRALAEFARLKPALVVLDLGLAGMDGLEVTRRIRKDSDVPILMVTARSGEGDKLLGLELGADDYVTKPFSTGELTARVRALLRRSSGTLADRILEIGALRVDPARRAVEREGEPVPLTTLEFDLLYFLASRPGRVFSREALMEQVWGSDRVVDDRSIDSLVSRVRRKLEKNPSNPSYLQTVWGAGYRFAEPSP, from the coding sequence ATGCCCACGGCGTCCGGACCCGAAGCCCCTGGAGCGAAGACGGTGGCGAATCCAAGAATCCTCGTCGTCGAAGACGACGCCCGAATCGCGGACCTGATCGCGAAGAATCTCGAAGCGGCAGGCTACGAGTGTCACCAGGCCGCCGACGGTGGTCGGGCGCTCGCGGAGTTCGCGCGCCTGAAGCCGGCGCTCGTGGTCCTGGATCTGGGCCTGGCCGGCATGGACGGGCTCGAGGTGACCCGGCGGATCCGAAAGGACAGCGACGTCCCGATCCTCATGGTCACCGCGCGCTCGGGCGAGGGGGACAAACTTCTCGGGCTCGAGCTCGGCGCGGACGATTACGTTACGAAGCCGTTCAGCACGGGGGAGCTCACGGCCCGGGTCCGGGCGCTTCTGCGCCGCTCGAGCGGGACCCTCGCCGATCGGATTCTCGAGATCGGAGCCCTTCGAGTCGATCCGGCCCGGCGGGCGGTGGAGCGCGAGGGAGAGCCGGTGCCGCTCACGACCCTCGAGTTCGATCTGCTCTATTTCCTCGCGTCGCGCCCCGGGCGGGTGTTCAGCCGGGAAGCTTTGATGGAGCAGGTCTGGGGAAGCGACCGCGTCGTGGATGACCGATCGATCGACAGCCTGGTCAGTCGGGTTCGCCGCAAGCTCGAGAAGAACCCCTCGAACCCGAGCTATCTCCAAACAGTCTGGGGCGCGGGATATCGATTCGCGGAGCCGTCCCCGTGA
- a CDS encoding efflux RND transporter periplasmic adaptor subunit — protein MASVGRAEKPVGLRRAAQRPLVLALVALASIAAILLVRGARHRSGAQEVLAVPVERRDIAVTIEATGAVEPIDLVEVKSKASGQIVRMPVQVGSTVRRGDLLAQIDPRDVQNQYSQSLAALDAARAKAEISGTQKKRSDDLFATQVITAEEHESAILDYANAQAALVKAAADLDLAKQRREDATVRAPIGGTILDQAVSSGQVISSATSSASGGTTLLHMADLAKIRLRALVGETDIGSVRPGQTATVTVDAFPQRTFTGRVEKIEPQAVVQQSVTMFPVLISVSNESRLLLPGMNGEVSMLVDQRENVPAIPVDAVRGAREMPVVAAALGLDAARVRAQVDEQLRPRAAGRATRSGASDSSPGRGFRAAAQGTRAGGAGRASRAQVAFVKTAAGLEPRVVRLGLSDFDYAEVLDGVEAGEQVVLLGVAEAQASRAETQNRIRQRLGSGVPGVPGTGGGSARGGGPGGGRGGPGGGP, from the coding sequence ATGGCGAGCGTGGGCCGCGCCGAAAAACCCGTGGGTTTGCGCCGGGCCGCCCAGCGTCCCCTGGTCCTGGCGCTCGTCGCGCTGGCCTCGATCGCCGCGATCCTCCTGGTCCGCGGAGCGCGGCACCGGTCCGGCGCGCAGGAGGTCCTGGCCGTTCCCGTCGAGCGACGCGACATCGCGGTCACGATCGAAGCGACCGGGGCCGTCGAGCCGATCGATCTCGTTGAGGTGAAATCGAAAGCCTCCGGACAGATCGTCCGGATGCCCGTGCAGGTCGGCTCCACCGTCCGCAGAGGCGATTTGCTGGCGCAGATCGATCCCCGGGACGTCCAGAATCAGTACAGCCAGTCCCTGGCGGCCCTCGACGCGGCCCGAGCCAAGGCGGAAATCTCAGGGACGCAGAAGAAGCGTTCGGACGATCTCTTCGCGACACAGGTCATCACCGCCGAGGAGCACGAGAGCGCCATCCTCGATTACGCGAACGCCCAGGCCGCGCTCGTGAAGGCGGCGGCGGACCTCGATCTCGCGAAACAGCGCCGGGAAGATGCGACCGTGCGCGCCCCCATCGGAGGAACCATCCTGGACCAAGCCGTCTCCTCCGGACAGGTGATCTCGTCGGCCACCTCTTCCGCCAGTGGCGGAACCACGCTTCTCCATATGGCCGACTTGGCCAAGATACGCCTGCGCGCGTTGGTCGGGGAGACCGACATCGGAAGCGTGCGACCGGGGCAAACCGCCACGGTTACCGTCGACGCTTTCCCACAACGCACCTTCACGGGCCGGGTCGAAAAAATCGAGCCCCAGGCGGTCGTACAGCAATCGGTCACCATGTTCCCGGTGCTCATCTCCGTCTCGAACGAGAGCCGTCTGCTTCTGCCCGGGATGAACGGCGAGGTGTCGATGCTCGTCGACCAGCGGGAAAACGTCCCGGCGATCCCGGTCGACGCCGTCCGCGGCGCGCGCGAGATGCCGGTCGTCGCGGCCGCGCTCGGCTTGGATGCCGCCCGCGTTCGGGCGCAGGTCGACGAGCAGTTGAGGCCGCGGGCGGCCGGGCGGGCGACACGTTCCGGCGCCTCGGACTCGAGCCCCGGACGCGGGTTCCGGGCGGCCGCGCAGGGCACGCGCGCGGGCGGCGCGGGGCGCGCCAGCCGGGCGCAGGTTGCGTTCGTGAAGACCGCGGCCGGGCTTGAGCCCCGTGTCGTGCGGCTCGGGCTGAGCGATTTTGATTACGCCGAGGTCCTGGACGGGGTCGAAGCAGGAGAACAGGTCGTCCTCCTGGGGGTCGCCGAAGCCCAGGCGTCTAGGGCCGAAACCCAAAACCGGATCCGCCAGCGGCTCGGGAGTGGAGTGCCGGGCGTCCCGGGGACAGGCGGCGGGAGCGCCCGCGGCGGCGGTCCCGGCGGAGGCCGGGGCGGCCCCGGCGGGGGGCCTTAG